One region of Trichosurus vulpecula isolate mTriVul1 chromosome 1, mTriVul1.pri, whole genome shotgun sequence genomic DNA includes:
- the LOC118834571 gene encoding apelin receptor-like produces the protein MEPWTAEPRGPAPDYYYDYYNGSGGGACGGGDDEAEDWELSYSLLPVLYMLVFVLGLSGNGVVIVTVWRAPGGAGAAKRRASDAYIGHLALADLAFVVTLPLWAAYTALRFHWPFGAALCKLSSYLVLLNMFASAFCLTGLSFERYLAVGRSLGRRAGPAPQRARPGAAAALAALWLLAAVLALPALLLRDTRARPPANLTVCDMDFSGVAAAPEHEAYWLGGLSLATTLLGFALPAGLMGVFYCCIGCAVSRHFGAVGRARGAAGAERAMPRGRGQRRRLLRLLAALVAVFALCWLPFHVLKSLYVLSWLGLLGLPCAVQALIVRLHPYATCLAYVNSCLNPILYAFLDRRFRAQCRRRLPLCRCCLLRPLLPGCPGRRACLAASGPQPEEPAAPASSSASGASSPTQRSELASLATKV, from the coding sequence ATGGAGCCCTGGACCGCGGAACCCCGAGGTCCGGCGCCCGACTACTACTACGATTACTACAACGGCAGCGGCGGCGGGGCGTGCGGCGGCGGCGACGACGAGGCGGAGGACTGGGAGCTGTCCTACTCGCTGCTGCCCGTGCTCTACATGCTGGTGTTCGTGCTCGGCCTGTCGGGCAACGGCGTGGTGATCGTGACGGTGTGGCGGGCCCCCGGGGGCGCGGGCGCGGCCAAGCGGCGCGCCTCGGACGCCTACATCGGCCACCTGGCGCTGGCCGACCTGGCCTTCGTGGTGACGCTGCCTCTGTGGGCCGCCTACACGGCGCTGCGCTTCCACTGGCCCTTCGGGGCCGCGCTGTGCAAGCTCAGCAGCTACTTGGTGCTGCTCAACATGTTCGCCAGCGCCTTCTGCCTCACCGGCCTCAGCTTCGAGCGCTACCTGGCCGTGGGCCGCTCGCTGGGCCGCCGGGCCGGTCCTGCCCCGCAGCGCGCCCGGCCCGGGGCGGCCGCCGCGCTGGCCGCGCTCTGGCTGCTGGCCGCGGTGCTGGCGCTGCCCGCGCTGCTGCTGCGGGACACGCGAGCGCGGCCGCCCGCCAACCTCACGGTGTGCGACATGGACTTCAGCGGCGTGGCGGCCGCGCCCGAGCACGAGGCCTACTGGCTGGGCGGCCTGAGCCTGGCCACCACGCTGCTGGGCTTCGCGCTGCCCGCGGGGCTCATGGGCGTCTTCTACTGCTGCATCGGCTGCGCCGTGAGCCGTCACTTCGGGGCCGTGGGCCGCGCGCGGGGGGCTGCGGGCGCGGAGCGGGCCATGCCACGGGGCCGGGGCCAGCGGCGGCGCCTGCTGCGCCTGCTGGCCGCTCTGGTGGCCGTGTTCGCGCTCTGCTGGCTGCCCTTCCACGTCCTCAAGAGCCTCTACGTGCTGAGCTGGCTGGGGCTGCTGGGGCTGCCCTGCGCCGTGCAGGCTCTGATCGTGCGCCTGCACCCCTATGCTACCTGCCTGGCCTACGTGAACAGCTGCCTCAACCCGATCCTCTACGCCTTCCTGGACCGCCGCTTCCGCGCCCAGTGCCGCCGACGCCTGCCGCTGTGCCGCTGCTGCCTGCTGCGGCCGCTGCTGCCCGGCTGTCCCGGGCGCCGCGCCTGCCTCGCCGCATCTGGGCCCCAGCCCGAGGAGCCCGCGGCGCCCGCCTCGTCCAGCGCCAGCGGAGCCAGCAGCCCCACGCAGCGCTCCGAGCTGGCGTCGCTGGCCACCAAGGTGTGA